The Catharus ustulatus isolate bCatUst1 chromosome 9, bCatUst1.pri.v2, whole genome shotgun sequence genomic interval atctgtgtgtgtgtggccaGCATGGACACAGCGTGGGGCTGAGGAAGCGGCTGGGAACAGGGCACCCTGCACCATGGAcacagctccttcctctgccagCTTTCTTTGGGTAAGAGCTAATTAAATGTGTAAATTGTAGAGAATCTTTCCATTTATGTGACCAAGCATTTTTGCTTAGAAATGCTGTCTTCTGTGTGCTTCAGTTTGGACTATAGTCACAGCAAAGATTATTCTTTACcctcttcttttatttttgtttggttttttgtttgttgggtttttttgcttctcaCCTTTCAAAAGTGACTTTTGTGTGGGTACCCACATAGGCTATGGAATAGTTAACAGGAAAAGAGGATTACATCGAGTTCCATTTCCACTGGTTTCTCCTCTGTCCCCGGCAATCACGGCTTTGCTGCCGTACAGAGCAATCCCTGTGCACTGGCAGATTTATGCCACAGGGGAGAGTCCTCTGCACATCACATCCCTGCCACGCCGGGCGCACGGGGATTCTGTCACTGAGCTGTCCTTCTCACTGATCACTTTAATCCTATTGCCTTTTTCATTATTGGTTCACACTCACAGGCTCCCatgttgtgtttttctctttagaaaagAGAATACAAAAAAGATccagggactttttttttcacctctgaAGTCTTCAGCACCACTCGGGACTAGGCACTGGTTTCTCTCCATTTTTGTGTTCATTCTGCTGTAGGTCTGACCTCTGGCTACAGCTTGTATTATTTGCACTGGCTCAGCAAATAGATATTGAtctctctttcatttccaatttgtgtttctttgttaCTTTGGGGTTTCCTCCCCTCTTCCTGGAGAGAATAAATGATTGAAgtaatcttctttttcttcttctttattttttttttaattaaatgcaatGATGGCATACCTTAAATGCAGGAGACAggaatttgtttaattttcaggCCGATCCTCTCATGTCACTGCTGGCAAACGTGCATCTCCAGGGTCTCTTGACCAAGTGTGCTTTCAAAGCAGAGGTGAAAACAGATATTCACAAAAACAGGTTTCTCCCCTTTAAATTCCGCAATAAAACAGAGATTTGACTTCTCCAGCTTCCCGGGGTAAGGGTTGTACAGAACATGTGTATGCCATCACTCCAGTGGCTCTACTGCACCTCTGTGCCTTGTCATCAGCACTGCACAGTCCCACCAGCCACTGATGACaccaaaagagagaaaagcaaccCAAAACATCCCCAGAGGAGGAGTGGGCAGCTGATGACTGTGAAGGGCaaagtgctgctgttccctacttctttaaaagtaaaacaTACCATAAACATCAAAATTCCACGTGGTCCATGTGCATGAGCACCTCCCTGACCCAAAGCTGCCCCTGGGTGGGAAATGCAGCAgatcctgctggcagctgccccCAAACGgccccagcctgcagagctgggcacctGCATTGGCTTCTCAGCTATCACCCAAAGGACAAGGCAGGTGGGGAGGGATGGCTGGAGAGCTCGAGGCatggctggaggcagctgctctgcctgcactcGTCTGGTGGAGATGAGAAAATGATGGTGCTTGGTGCTGAGTTCCAGGACAGCTGTTTGCTTACAGCCCAcgtcacacacacacacggaaACATGAAACTGAGTCAGATGGTTTGTGAAAGGTTTGTGCAACCTTATCTCACATGTCCCCTGAGACCTGGGGCTTGGCCAGTGACGCTTCAAGCTGCTGTAAACAAGGAAACTGTGCAGCTCTCGAAGCAGCTGGAGACTCCCTGGCACTGAGAAGCTGAAACTGGGACGTAGCACGGTGAGGAAAGCTGGCAAGGAGGGAGCAGGATCATCCTGAGGGATGAGCTTGTGGGAACAGCACAATGAAACTGCCAGGTTTCAATCTCAACCCACAAAGCTCATTTCTGTCCTTCAGACAAGAGCATGGAGCACTGAGGTTTAGTAAGGTACTGAGAGGAGGCTGGAGGGGAAAGTGGAAGCTGGGGGTGTTCTGGTTTGTggtgagtttgtttttttaaatcagatgaATGGGAATGTTTCAGTTTAATCAAGAAGGGGTTTAATCCTTtctgaaagcaggaaaagcagaaatctgaATATAGAGAGCAGGCAGCAAAAAAGCCACTCCTTGCTGTCTTGTGTTTGcacccacagctgtgccagcacatcACCCATCTCCCCCTGGCCCTGGGGGTTTCAGTGGTGCCCTGTGAGGTCAAGGTGTCTGACGTGCTGTGGGAcacatccctgcagagccccaccATCCAGCCATGCTGCACTTCCTCTGGGACAGCATCTCCCTGCAGACATTCCTCATCTTTCTCTTCGTCTTCCTGCTCATCGCAGACTACATGAAGAACAGAAATCCAAGGAATTTCCCTCCCACTCCCTTCCGCCTTCCCTTTTTGGGACACATCTATCTCGTGGACTTCAAAGATCCTTTGGCTGCAATGCAGAAGGTATGTGGGTGGTGAGCAGtatggggaagggatggaggcATTGCAGCCACACATCCCTGGCCATGCAGGGAAAGGATAACCCAAACCCATTCCCCTCATCAATGACATTTACCTGAGTACAGCCAGGGGTGACAGGTGTTGAGCGATTCCATGGGCAAAGGTCACAGCACAATGCCACAGGTGCAGTCACAGATGTACAAACCCCACAGGTCTGAGTGGGAGCTGGAATGGGGTGAGACAAAACCTGGAAAAACACAGGACTGAGAAATCCAAACTGCTGAGGTTTACTTGATTTATGGCGAATTAACACCATCTCCCAGTCACTGATTCAGGAAAAGAGGACAGAAAAAACCTGTGCCCTCAGGCAGAGTGCACACATTCTCTCCCCTCCCATTCTTCCCTTATTGCTGCCCATGTCCCTGGACAGGGTTGTCCTGGTCTCAGCAGGAACATTCATTGCAAATTAAAACCCTTTCGATTTATGTCCTCTCCCAGCTAAATAAAAGATATGGTGACATCTTTGGCATGCAAATTGCCAGCATGAAGTGTGTGATAGTAAATGGGACGCGGCTGGTGAGGGAAGTGCTCGTAAACCAAGGGGACAAGTTCATGGAGCGCCCTGACTTTCCCCATGAAATCGACATATTCAGCAAGGTCGGTGAGTTATCCCTCAAGACATGCCTCAGCTGTAAGGTCCAAGCCTTGACCATGCACAGGTCTGAGACAGCTGGAgacagggcagagccctggagcttTTCTCTCTCGGTGGTGGATCAGCCCTGGCTCACGGGGGATGTTCCTGCCAGGACTGATCTCCTCCAATGGGCACCTGTGGAAGGCACAGAGGAGGTTCACCCTGAGCACGCTCCGGAACTTCGGCTTGGGCAAGAGGAGCCTGGAGGAGCGCATCCAGGAGGAGTGCCAGTTCCTGGGGGATGTGTTTAGGGATGAACAGGGTGAGTGCCATGGCCCTCAGCAGCTGTGAAGGCAGGAACTGCTAGGGCCTCTTACAATTTCACTGCATGCTGAAAAATACCCCACCTTGCAAGGGATGCTACAACCCTGCTagcatccctgctccttcctgcaggtGCTTTGTCTTCCAACTGTCTGTGGAACCTCACCCACAGCATTATTCACAGCCCACCTTcagcctgctcctctctggGAAATACTGAGTGTGCATCAGCACTAATGTTTCCAATGAATTCAAATGACATCCTGCAGCCCTTGCTTTCAAAAGTAAACATATCCATACAGTGATTGAACTGGGACCATTGGGGTTGCCCTGCTGAGCTTGGCCGGCTCTTGCAGCCAGCCAGGCACCCCAGGACAGCACTGATATAGGACAGTGCCTATTAAGGGCCACTCATTTAATTCATATTTCCTGGCTATTTTACCTctgatatttcttttcttcttttctgagaAGAGGtgatctttttcttctccagggaaTCCTTTCAACCCTCAGCTTAAAGTGACTAATGCTGTTGCAAATGTCATCTGCTCTCTTATCTTTGGCAATCGGTTTGAATATCATGACGAGGATTTCCAAAGACTGCTGAAGCAGATGTATGAAATGACTGCCCTCCAGGGAGCTATCACAACCCAGGTACAGCCCTCCTGCCACTAACCCAGGGCCATCATTTCTTCTCTGGGATCAACCTCAAAAGTCACAGTGTTGTCATCACCAAACCTGTCATTCCCTGTTCCTTTGCACAGGTTACACGTGCCTGTCATTTCTGTCTTCCATTTGTTTCAGTTGTGCCATGCTCACACTGCTCTCTCTcaccaaaattctcttttcctgccCACTGATTGCTGGTCTGCCTGCTGAAATATTGAGTAACACACAAGTTACCccataatgaaaatattcttgtgGAGGAGAGCTGTTTCCACTAGCTCCAGACATTCAGCAAGTGCAATTGCAGTCTAAAGTCTTGATGTCGGAAGAGTATTTAAAGTCCTTTACTCaatttgtatttctcttttggTGTTCAAAGCTCTACAACAATTTCCCGTCTATAATGAAGTACGTACCTGGAGCCCACCATACCATTTTAAAACACTTGAGGTTATTGAGAAAATTTATGCAAGAGCAGATCAACAAACACAAGGAGGACTGGAACCCCTCAGAGAGCCGGGACTACATTGACAGCTACCTGCTGGAGATCTCCAAGGTCAGCAATTGTGAGAAAACCCTCCTGGAGTGGGGCTCAGAAATCAGAAGGGATGAGAAATGAGCTCAGATTTTCCATCTGAGCTGCCTGTGTGGCCTTTGATGAGCTCAGGACATACAGCAGGTTTATCCCATAAGGAGGATGGGaatgcagggatggcagcagcttCTGGCAAAATCCTGAGGGTGCTCTGGACCAAGCCTGGTGCCAGGACAccctcactgctcctgtgaCACTAACACATCTTCTCATGAAGGACCATGACAGTGACACCTTCCGCGAGGAACACCTCATTGCCTGCACACTGGACCTGGTGTTTGCTGGGACTGAGACCACGTCCTCAACCCTCCGCTGGGCTTTGCTGTTTATGGCCATACACCCAGAAATTCAAGGTACGGTACACAAGAAATTGGTTTTCCCTGGCTTTTAGCCCTCACAACTTTGTAAGAGACCAGTTTGGAATGTCCCCACACTCACACAAGTGGTGTAAACAATGGCCCAGGTCCCTTGGTAGACCCTTACAGTAACAACCTTGTACTGGTccaagggttttttccctgggCTCATTCCTGCTCTTTCCCCCAGCACGGGTGCAAGCTGAGATTGATGCAGTCATTGGCCAGGCAcggccaccagccctggaggaCAGGAACAACCTGCACTACACCAATGCTGTCATCCACGAAGTGCAGAGGAAAGGCAATGTCGTCCCTTTCAATGGTCCAAGAATGGCATCAGAGGACGCCTATGTGGATGGCTACTTCATCCCAAAGGTAAATTCTGGAGTGCTGGGTCTCAggaacactcccagctcctcagccacTCTGCCACACCAGGTCCCTCCTATGCAGTCAATGTCCCTATTCTGTCCAGAGTTCACTCCTACTGAACATGGAATTTTGCCATGCAGTGTTCTCCAGCGCCCTGAATGGTGCCACACCCCCACACATGCCTTTGAGGCACAGATCCCAGATCTTACAGGGACTTTGGCTCAAGATTACAACAGATAAAAATGATGCTGATGAGGGAAAAATGGAGTTATGTAACTGCACATCCAAATAGATAAGAAGTAGAAAATCTGGGCCTGCAGTGGGGTGTTGCACAAATAATTTCAGTAGAATTTGACTAAGGATgttcttcttccctcttcttcctctctacTCTCCATGTTCTTCATGGAAGATAAAACTGCCCCTCCTGCTGTCAGTGTTAAAGCAAgtgtgatttgtttttatttttttcttcttagggCACTGTTATAATGACTAATTTAACCTCTCTGATGTTTGACAAGAATGAATGGAAAACCCCTGAGCATTTTAACCCCGAGCATTTTCTGAAGGATGGGAAGTTCTGGAAAAACGAGAATTTTATACCATTTTCTCTGGGTAAGATTTGCTGAATTATGTGCACATCTGGGCTTGGGTTTCCAACTGCAGggtggagagagagaggaaaatagCAATGGAAAGGGCAGATGCAACCTGAGAGGTGCTGCTCAAAATGCTCCCATGGCCTCCCCAAAGCACCACAACCACACTTGGAgcccttttctgtctcttttcacATGCACAGAAGTGAGGATGAATAAAGAAGCATGTACATTCCAGAGACCTTAGGAGCAGCTCCACTGAGGCCATcactctgtgctcctgctcccacagggctgagctcacCAGGGGCCTGACTGTTGCTACCACAGGGTTCCCCCgccagcagcttccctggaaAAGTTGCTTTTCGCACCTGCTTCCCACACCAGCAGCACACATCTCCTCTGGCAGCTCTTTTTgctgagctctcccagcagggacacatccAGGTCATGCGTGTGGGTGAATTGTCCTCACCAAGTCATGCAATCTGGGAGGCAGACCATGCTATAGTGTCCAAGTCATTATTGGGAATcttggtttgggttgaaaaacTCACCCAGGAATGGGGTaacacagctggagcacagtCCTAAGGGCAGGCAGAAGCATTttcagcagcacaagcacagtCTGAGGATGCTGTGGGTCATTGTCTCCACAGGGAAGCGTTCCTGCCTGGGTGAGCTGCTGGCCCGTTCCGagctcttcctcttcttcacctccctgctccagaaaTTCACCTTCCAGGCACCCCCTGACACCAAGCTCAGCCTCCAGACCATGATGGGCATTACACTGGCCCCAAAGCCCTACAAGATCTGTGCTGTGCCTCGGTAGGGAAGCCTTGGCCACTGTCCTCACATGGAGATTCTTTTGTCAGGGGTGCTGAAGAAAAGCCCTTGGCAGCTCCATGGAGAGGCTGGGTGGTTTAGTTCTTTCAAGGCAATtgcaaaaccttttcttttacaAGTAGACCTTGCACTCTGTATCCCATGATGATGTGATCCTGGGATCACCCTGGGAGCTACCAGGGTATTATTAGGCTTGCCCAATGGCATTGTAAATTAATGAGGGGCTTGGGGCTTTCCTGATTTTATGATGGATGGGCATGGTTCACCTTGGCAAAATGAGGGACACTAGAGCCTGCACTGTAGAAGCTGTGGCTGGGTATAGTGGGAGAGCAATAGCAACCTTTGTTTGATAACATTAACAcaaatattacagtaaattcatgaatacaagccgcactgagtataagccgcatcaccgggtgttggcaaacatttcggtttttgtccataaataagccgcacccgagtataagccgctctgtgttcacagcagggacctgtgtgcaacaaagttgccaattagtaacagaacggcggcagggcggggtttactggctccgctcgggccatgagggcttggggctgccgacagggctgggcggcccagctcagtgctgccgcttggcggggatgctcggggccggctgccgccaccgctgggcttggtcaccccagcccggcactgccccacggcggcagggggggcacagagcccaccggcacctgcggcagccatgggagctggggatggagcctgcctgctcctgcggcggcggtacgcggggacgggagccccctgagccgcggggccaagcggagagagctgcccgccttcccccgagctgcggggagaagcaggagagagctgcccgccttcccccgagctgcggggagaagcaggagagagctgcccgccttcccccgagccttggggccagcaggagggagttgCCTCGCCTTcacctcctgtgctgcctgcacagagtaGCTCCACCcactgcgcaacagagtatcaatttgtaacaaccgtgtAAATGCAGGGTgttactggcaggagctcgactttgcagtttgcactgacttggtttgcactcccaggtttgaaaatgtcagaaaattattcacatattggccgcacctgaatattagccgcattcccggtatgggagcaaaatttggtcaaaacagtgcggcttgtattcatgaaattactgtaacctgaCATTTCCTTAATATGTACTTCTCTAAAAAACAGTCGCTCTATAACAACTGTCTCATACATTAATAAATGGTTATCAAAGCATTTTTGTCATGAAGTTTTCTGCAAAGTGAAGACCACCCCAAGACCATGTCCAGAACAGGGTGTGGGCTTTGGCCATGccctgtgtctctgtccctgcactgcaggaagTTGGCACTGTAAAACCAAAGGCAATTCCTACAGAAGTGGTGGAAAAAATGAccctgacagcacagctggaattccaATATGCAAAATCCTCCCTGTTTACCTGCCAGCCTCATGGAGTGGCTGGTGTGTCCAGGGGCAGCTGGGGCcgccctgagctgtgcctcgTCAGTCGgtgccaggggcaggagggagtgctggggcctgcGGCACAGGATTTCTGTGGCCTgtggctgcatttaaaggctacgccaatctgtgaaaaatgtttccaatttgagcacatcAGTAAACCCGCGATggcgcgattctgttactaatttgttactttgttgcgcacggcaTAGAccctcgctgcaaaaaaaaaacctgcaccttatagtccggtgtgccttatgttatttacaaagttgcaaaatttgctgactcccgtgcgccttatattccggtgcacgttatggtcgtgaaattactgtatatggaaATTCTGATTAGGAGGCTACAGGGAAGCAGAAGCGGCTTCTACCAAAGCTCAACCCAagtgggatggcacagggagctgtgcttcCAGCAGGTCTGGAAGGGCTGTAAAAACATGATACAGAAATTTCAtattagaaaagcaaaaggattGTGCAAGTAACATACAAATCAGaaaaactgcaataaaataatCCCCTGAGGTTGCAGAGGAGGAGTTCACCTGAAGCACAGCAAAAAGGGAACAGCAGAGAATGTTGGAGGGGCCGTGCCTGTgagggctcagtgctggcccTCAGGAAGGAAGTGTTGGAACAGTGGCTTTGTGGTGGGAAGTCACGAGTTCAGCACTTCCCCTCTGTTTCTGGCAaagatttgtgtgtgtgtggccaGCATGGACACAGCGTGGGGCCGAggaagcagctggggacagggcacccTGCACCATGGAcacagctccttcctctgccagGTCTCTTTGGATAAGAGGTAATTAAATATGCAACTTGTAGAGAATCTTTTCATTTATGTGACCAAGCATTTTTGCTTAGAAATGCTGTCTTCTGTGTGCTTCAGTTTGGACTATAGTCATAGCAAAGattattcttttccttcttgtttttatttttgtttggtcttTTGTTTGTTGTAGTTTTTGCTTCTCACCTTTCATAAGTGACTTTTGTGTGGGTACCCACATAGGAATGGAATAGTTAACAGGAAAAGAGGATTACATCGAGTTTCATTTCCACTGGTTTCTCCTCTGTCCCCGGCAATCACGGCTTTGCTGCGGTACAGAGCAATCCCTGTGCACTGGCAGATTTATGCCACAGGGGAGAGTCCTCTGCACATCACATCCCTGCCACGCCGGGCGCACGGGGATTCTGTCACTGAGCTGTCCTTCTCACTGATCACTTTAATCCTATTGCCTTTTTCATTATTGGTTCACACTCACAGGCTCCCATGTTGTGTTTTTGTCTTTAGAAAAGAGAATACAAAAAAGATCCAGGgacttttttttcacctctgaAGTCTTCAGCACCGCTCGGAACTAGGCACTGGTTTCTCTCCATTTTTGTGTTCATTCTGCTGTAGGTCTGACCTCTGGCTACAGCTTGTGTTATTTGCACTGGCTTAGCAGATAGATATTGAtctctctttcatttccaatttgtgtttctttgttaCTTTGGGGTTTCCTCCCCTATTCCTAGAGAGAATAAATGATTGAAgtcatcttctttttcttctttttttttttatttaaatgcaatgATGGCATACCTTAAAGGCAGGAGACAGGAATTTGTTCAATTTTCAACTGGATCCTCTCATGTCAATGCGGTCAAACGTTCATCTCCAGGGTCTCTTGCCTAATTGGGCTTTCACACCAGAGGTGAAAAGAGATATTCTCAAAAACAGATTTCTCCTCTCTAAATTCCACAATATAACAGAGATTTGACTTCTCCAGCTCCCCAGGGGTAAGGGTTGTGGAGAACATGTGTATGCCATCACTCCAgtagctctgctgctcctctgtggcTTGTCATCAGCACTGGACAGTCCCACCAGCCACTGATGACaccaaaagagagaaaagcaaccCAAATCATCCCCTAGAGCAGGAGGGGCCAGCTGATGGCTGCAAAGGgcaaagtgctgctgctccctgcttctTTCAAAGTAAAACATACCATAAACATCAAAACTCCACGTGGTCCATGTGCATGAGCACCTCCCtgacccagagctgcccctgggtgggaaatgcagcagatcctgctggcagctgccccCAAAGGggcccagcctgcagagctgggtaCCTGCATTGGCTTCTCAGGACCTTGGTGAGCTCTGTGGGGCTTTGGGAGCAGCTATCACCCAAAGGACAAGGCAGGTGGGGAGGGATGGCTGGAGAGCTCGAGGCATGGCTGGAGGCAactgctctgcctgcactcGTCTGGTGGAGATGAGAAAATGATGGTGCTTGGTGCTGAGTTCCAGGACAGCTGTTTGCTTTCAGCCCACGTCACACACACATACGGAAACATGAAACTGAGTCAGATGGTTTGTGAAAGGTTTGTGCAACCTTATCTCACATGTCCCCTGAGACCTGGGGCTTGGCCAGTGACGCTTCAAGCTGCTGTAAACAAGGAAACTGTGCAGCTCTCGGAGCAGCTGGAGACTCCCTGGCACTGAGAAGCTGAAACTGGGACGTAGCACGGTGAGGAAAGCTGGCAAGGAGGGAGCAGGGTCATCCTGAGGGACGAGCTTGTGGGAACAGCACAATGAAACTGCCAGGTTTCAATCGCAATCCACAAAGCTCATTTCTGTCCTTCAGACAAGAGCATGGAGCACTGGGGTTTAGAAAAGTACTggggggggctggaggggaaaagggaagctGGGGGTCGTCTGGTTTGTgtgagtttttttggtttttagtcAGATGATGGGGAATATTAGTAGGCAGCAAAAAGCC includes:
- the LOC116999951 gene encoding cytochrome P450 2J2-like, translated to MLHFLWDSISLQTFLIFLFVFLLIADYMKNRNPRNFPPTPFRLPFLGHIYLVDFKDPLAAMQKLNKRYGDIFGMQIASMKCVIVNGTRLVREVLVNQGDKFMERPDFPHEIDIFSKVGLISSNGHLWKAQRRFTLSTLRNFGLGKRSLEERIQEECQFLGDVFRDEQGNPFNPQLKVTNAVANVICSLIFGNRFEYHDEDFQRLLKQMYEMTALQGAITTQLYNNFPSIMKYVPGAHHTILKHLRLLRKFMQEQINKHKEDWNPSESRDYIDSYLLEISKDHDSDTFREEHLIACTLDLVFAGTETTSSTLRWALLFMAIHPEIQARVQAEIDAVIGQARPPALEDRNNLHYTNAVIHEVQRKGNVVPFNGPRMASEDAYVDGYFIPKGTVIMTNLTSLMFDKNEWKTPEHFNPEHFLKDGKFWKNENFIPFSLGKRSCLGELLARSELFLFFTSLLQKFTFQAPPDTKLSLQTMMGITLAPKPYKICAVPR